In Planococcus shixiaomingii, the DNA window GAATCAGATATTGATCGTCTCGTAGAAGGATTGCGTTCAACAAAGGAGTATTTCAGCGATGTCTTCTAAAAACTTAGACCAGCTTTATCGCCAAGTAATTATGGATCACTATAAAACACCGAGAAACAAAGGGACCCTTGATGCCAACAGCGTAAACATCGAAATGAACAACCCGACATGCGGCGACCGGATTCAACTGACGCTGCAAGTGGAAGAAGGCATTGTCAAAGATGCAAAATTCGACGGGGAAGGATGTTCCATTTCAATGGCATCCGCTTCGATGATGACGCAAGCGGTAAAAGGAAAAGACGTCGATACGGCGCTTCAACTTTCGCATATCTTTTCAGATATGATGCTCGGCAAAGAGTATGATGATACAATTGATTTAGGGGATATTGAAGCTCTACAGGGCGTCTCCCAGTTTCCAGCACGGATCAAATGCGCAACGCTTGCATGGAAGGCCATGGAAAAAGGCGTGCAAAGCGACAGCAAATCGTAATACAAGAACGGAGGAACGACAATGGCGAAAAAAATGCCAGAAATCGGTGATTATAAATATGGTTTCCACGACAAGGATGTTTCTGTTTTCCGATCTAAACGCGGACTGACAGAAGATATTGTCAGAGAAATTTCGAAAATCAAAGAAGAGCCGGAATGGATGCTTGATTCCCGTTTGAAAGCTCTGAAGTTGTTTTATTCTATGCCGATGCCACAATGGGGCGGCGACTTAAATTCATTGAACTTTGACGAAATTACGTATTACGTAAAACCATCAGAAGCAAGCCAAACTTCATGGGATGAAGTGCCTGAAGAAATCAAAGCAACTTTTGACAAACTCGGCATTCCTGAAGCGGAACAAAAATACTTGGCGGGTGTATCTGCCCAGTATGAATCCGAAGTGGTTTACCACAACATGAAAGTTGAACTTGAAGACATGGGAATCGTCTTTAAAGATACAGGATCTGCGCTTCGTGAAAACGAAGACTTGTTTAAAGAGCATTGGCAGTCGGTTATTCCAGCGGCAGACAACAAATTTGCAGCGCTGAACACAGCGGTATGGTCAGGTGGATCATTCATTTACGTACCACCGGGCATCAAAGTGGAATCTCCGCTTCAAGCTTATTTCCGCATCAACTCGGAAAACATGGGCCAGTTCGAGCGTACATTGATCATCGTAGATGAAGGCGCAAGCGTTCACTATGTAGAAGGCTGTACAGCTCCTGTTTACACAACTAACTCCTTGCACTCTGCAGTTGTTGAAATCATTGTTAAAAAAGATGCATATTGCCGTTACACTACAATCCAAAACTGGGCAAACAACGTTTATAACCTTGTGACGAAACGTGCGTTTGTTGATGCAAATGGAACAATGGAGTGGATTGACGGAAATATCGGATCTAAATTGACTATGAAATACCCAGCTGTTTACCTTCGCGGGGAAGGCGCTCGCGGTATGACTCTTTCTATTGCAATTGCAGGGAAAGGCCAACACCAAGACGCTGGAGCGAAAATGATTCACTTAGCGCCAAATACTTCTTCTTCAATCGTTTCGAAATCCATTTCGAAACAAGGCGGGAAAGTATCGTACCGTGGTATCGTTCGTTTCGGACGCAAAGCGGACGGCGCTCGTTCGAACATCGAGTGTGACACATTGATCATGGACAACCAGTCGACATCTGATACAATTCCATACAACGAAATCTTAAACGATAACGTCTCGTTGGAGCACGAAGCGAAAGTTTCGAAAGTATCAGAAGAGCAATTGTTCTACTTGATGAGCCGCGGTGTTTCCGAGCAAGAAGCGACAGAAATGATCGTAATGGGCTTTATCGAGCCATTCACAAAAGAACTTCCGATGGAGTATGCGGTAGAAATGAACCGCCTCATCAAGTTCGAGATGGAAGGCAGTATTGGTTAATTTCCTTATCCCTTGCTATAGCAGTGCTATGGCAAGGGTATTTTTTTGCCTATTTTTCCTTGCCGGCAAGTTTGTAGTTATTCATCTAACTGTTTGATAAATCTACTGCAAGGTGAAGTAGAGTGATAGTGATTCAACACTTTAAACTTTTAAGTGACTTCATAGAGAAGTCTACTAATAACGCATACAAAAAAAGTAGCCAGTCGGCTACTTTTTTTTATGCGTTAAAGAAAAGTCGCATCTTTATGATCTAACAGGAAACCAACCTTCAACTTCTAATATAGCTTTCCATAATGGTGTTGGGATGATGGCCTTTTGTTGATCTTTTTTTGTTAAGTGATAAATAATGCTATCTTCCTTATTATCTTTGCATGTAATATCCTCCGACTAAATTATCATTCTTTCATATATATGATGAAAAAGGCAGTCTCGCAAATCGCTGAAAACGGATTGGTGAGACAGCCCTTCTTTTGTTTGTATAAATAAACCATTGAGTAAGTTGCAGTTAACTTGTTTTTATTTAATCCAAACCTGAGACCAGTTCTCGATTGTTCTCAAAATAGGTTCCATCGAATACCCTTTTTCTGTTAAAGAGTATTCAATAACAACAGGTGTCGAAGGGAAGATTTCACGTTTCACTATATCTAGGTGCTCTAATTCTTTTAATCGTTCCGATAATACTTTTCCGCTAATGCCAATAGACGATTGAATTTCACCAAAACGTTGTGTGCCTAGTAATAATTGATAAACAACTAATGCCACCCATTTTTGACTTAGAAGGGAAATGGATTTTTCGAACTTTGGACAGATCGTCAGTTGTGCCAAGTATTTTCACCTCATTTTTATATAGTGTAACACGAAAAGTTATTAAGTTATAAAAATTAAATTGATAACTTGACAACATCTTGTGTTATAGATATAGTAAGTTACATTAAGTAACTAATTATTAGAGGAGAGAAAAGAAATGAGCAAACAAGAAATAGGGAAAGTTATTTTAAGAACAGTATTAGGTTTAACGTTCTTCATCCACGGCGTAGCAAAATTCCAAGGAGGAATTTCAAATACAGCAGGATATTTTGACAGCCTAGGTATACCAGGAATTCTAGCTTACGCCGTTGCTTCTATAGAATTGGTAGGAGGAATCGCATTAATTCTCGGAATCGGAACAAAAATTGCTGCTTCGTTGCTTGCGATAATTATGGCCGGAGCTATTGTTACAGCAAAACTTCCAGCTGGGTTCCTCGGGAATGGGCAAATGGCAGGATATGAACTTGATTTGGCATTATTAGCAATGTCACTGTTCTTTGTATTAGCGGATAAAGCCGTCTTATCTTTAGATAACAAACTATTTACCTCGAATAAAAACTAGGAGGAATAAAATGAACTTCCATAATAATCAAACCACTTTTGTTAGTCATGTTAATGTAAAGGTCGAGAATTTAGAAAGGTCTTTACGGTTTTATCAAGAAATTCTCGGATTCGATATTTTAGAACAAACAGCTAAGGCTGCAAAACTGACCACAGACGGGAAGACAAGTATCTTATCGTTGGAACAACCTGAAAATGTCATTCCGAAACAAGGAAGAACGACGGGGCTGTATCATTTTGCTCTTCTATTGCCAGAGAAAAAAGACTTGGCTGATATCGTTGTCCATTTATCAGAAAATGGTGTCCGTTTCGGATCATCCGATCATCTTGTCAGTGAAGCGTTGTATCTGCATGATCCCGATGGAAACGAGATTGAAATATATATTGATCGAGATCCCTCTGAATGGAGCTGGACTGGCGAGGAAGTCGCCATGGCAGTGGATCCATTGAATTTTGAAAGATTATTAAAGAATCGTGTACCTGGTAAAGTGTGGGAAGGGATGCCTGCAGGGACGTTAATGGGGCATATCCATTTACACGTTTCTGAACTAGTGAAAACGGAAGAATTCTATGTGACAGGCCTTGGGTTTGATGTAGTTAACCGTTTTGGTAAACAAGCATTATTCTTATCTACAGGAAAATATCATCACCATATCGGCGTTAATACTTGGAACGGAGTAGGAGCACCAAAGCCGCCAAAAAATAGTGTCGGAATGGAATCTTTCACACTCATGCTGCCTAATGAAGAAGCGATTGAAGAAACAGTCGATAACTTGCAAAAAATCGGCGTATCCGTAACAGAAGAAGAAGGAAGACGCATCGCTTATGATCCATCTGGAAATCGTATAGAGCTAGCTGCTTAAGGGGGAATTGGCATTGTCTACAACAAAACCGAATGGCATTGAAATAGGGATCTATTCACTTGCAGATATAGGACCAGATCCTCTTACCGGAAAAACAATAAGTCCGAAGCAAAGAATGGATGAAATAGTTAAGGCGGCCAAACTTGCCGATGAAGCAGGCCTTGATGTGTTTGGAGTGGGAGAGCATCACCGGTTGGATTATGCTGTTTCCTCTCCGGCAGTAGTTTTATCTGCCATTGCGCAAGCAACAAAGAACATTAAGCTAACAAGTGCTACTAGTGTATTAAGCACATTAGATCCGGTTCGGTTGTATGAAGACTTTGCCACATTGGATTTGATTTCTGATGGCCGTGCGGAAATATTAGCAGGCCGCGGAGCTTTCATCGAGTCTTTCCCGCTTTTCGGATACAGCACGAATGACTATAATGAGCTTTTTGATGAGCATATGGATTTATTATTAAAGCTAAATAAAAATGAAATAGTTTCATGGAACGGAAATATTCGTTCTCCATTAAAGAAAGCGGAAATCTCTCCTAGGCCTATGCAAAAACAACTTCCAATATGGATTGGAGTTGGAGGCACACCTGAAAGTGCCGAGCGGGCTGGAAGATTGGGTGTCGGTATGGCTTTAGCCATATTAGGTGGGGATCCAATCAGATTTAAACCACTCGTTGATATTTATCGCCAAGCAGGTTTACAGGCTGGGCATTCACCGGACCAATTGAGTGTTGGTGTTAATGGACATTGTTATATTGCGAGAACGTCTGAAGAAGCGAAGGAAGAGTTTTATCCCTACTACTCCAATTACTGGAGTTACGTCAACCGCCAACGCGGAATGGGGACGAGAATGTCGAGGCAGGATTTTGAGCAAATGGCCAGCCCCGAAACTGCATTGTTTGTTGGAAGTCCAGAGCAAATAATGAAAAAGATCCTTCGTCAGCACGAATTATATGGACATTCACGTTTTCTTGCACAAGTAGATGTTGGCGGATTGCCATTTGAAAAAGTTGCGAAGAACATAGAATTGCTGGCAACTGAAGTGGTACCGATGCTGAAGAAGGCAATGAGTCAAAGCATATAGCCAGCTTCGAAACATATGGAACGCACTCAGAAAGTTACGTCTGATTCACTAGTTGGCATGATGCAATCGGTAAAACATCTGCATCTAAGGTAAAGGATGTTACTAGTAATGAATTTACAGTGATTGTTAATCGGAAAAAGTTAAATGATATCAACATAAGGCGTTTACCAAGAACACTAGGGCTTGATTTTAACTATCATTCTCCTGAAATAATGCTTTCGTTTACTGGGAGTAATAAAATGTTCGTACACTTTGAAGAATGTAATGGAGGATGGATAAACATGAAGATTGGAATTATTGGAGCAAGTGGTAAAGCAGGAAATGTAATTATGAATGAAGCGGCAAACCGGGAGCATCAAGTAACAGCGATCGTAAGAAATGCATCGAAATTGCAAGATCAAAATGCTCAAGTAATCGAGAAAGATATTTTCAATCTTAAAACAGAAGATGTTCATCAATTTGATGTAGTAGTCAATGCATTCGGAGCGCCGCTTGGAGAAGAACAAGCACACGTCGATGCTGGACATACTTTGATCGAATTGTTGAAAGGAACAGATACGAGATTGGTTGTAGTGGGCGGAGCAGGCAGTCTGTTTGTAGATGAAAGCAAATCAGTGCAAGTAATTGATGTCCCTGATTTTCCGGATGTATTTAAACCAACAGCAAAAGGTCAAGCGCGAAACTTGAAAGAATTACAAGAAACATCCGATATCAATTGGACTTTTATCAGTCCTTCTGCCGTATTTGATGCGACAGGAAAAAGAACCGGGTCTTATAAAGCTGGGAAAGATCAGCTTCTTGTAAATTCAAAAGGCGAAAGCTATATCAGTTATGGCGATTACGCAATTGCCGTTTTAGAAGAAATTGAAAATCCGCAGCATATAAACGAACGTTTTACTGTTGTTGGCGAAGCAGAGTAAGTAAATAAATATAAGGTTTTGTTTACTGTTGTTATTTACTGCCCAACGCGGTGCAAAGGATATTTTCATTAGGCGTATAAAGACCATCAACCCCCGGCGCAACTTGCGCCGGGGGTTTAAGCTTGTAGACAAAAGAATAGTTAACTTTTTAAAGAAATTAATATACCATTCTATCAGAACGATACCGGCACCTCCGCTTCAGCCGGACGCTTTCCGCGGGCTCGCGCCGAACTAACTCGGTCCTGACGTCCCGAGTGGATTTCAGCACTTCGTCGCTCTGCTGCCCCGCAGGAAAGACATTGGCCGATGGCAGTGAGGCCAAGTCTTTGCGACGAAGCAGCGCAGCGATGCAGGAGCAGGGGGTTTCCGCCGGCTTGCGCTTCGGTGCCTTGCATTTACTCCATCCGGACTTATAAATGGAGGCCGTCGCCCTGAAATACGCCCAACCGGGCCGGACACGCAGACTCCTGTGGGACAGCTCGAGCTAAAGACCCCGCAGGAACGCCAGTGACGAGGAGGCTGAAGCCGAGCCCACGGAAAGCAGAGTGGCCGGTCCGGTTGGTTTTATGCATCCTTATTCAACTATTATGCACTTTGTCTACAGTTTGATCCCCGGCGCAATTTGCGCCGGGGGTTTTTCTTCTACATATTGATCATTTAATGAAACGCTAAAACTTGAACAGTTTTACAGTTTGCACCCTGGGTATACAACCTAAGAAGTTAAAATTTAAGGAGGTATGTTGTAAATGAGTCAAACATTTGATGCATTGAAAGAGAAGCTTAAAAACGCAGACTTAGGGCAAGCAAAAGAAGTAATGGAACAAGCCAAACAAGCGCATGCTGATGGAAAGATTGATGAAAATGAAAAGAAAGAACTGTTTGAAACTGCAAAATCTGTAATTGGCGATAAAGGACTCGGCGGAATATTCTAGGGAGCTGGAAAGAAAAGTGCATTGAATAATGAGGAATAACCTTTGGTGTATTACGTATACGCCAAAGGTTATTTTTTTAATGCCAAATGGATAGGACAGCTTAAAGCTTATTTGAAGATAGGGTCTAGGGTTTCGGTATTCTCCGCTGTTTCTACTATATAAATCTTCACCAACGGAGTTGCAATCCTTTGAACGAGCAATGTACATACAAGAGCTAAAGCTGTTGCAAAGCGCTATCAGTTGAAATGTTTCAACGCTTCCCGTTTACTTAACGGTTTTAATTCAGTAGAAGCAATAAACACATGAACGAATTCCGGATTGGTCTTTGCGTATTCCCGCAATGCCCAACCAATGGCTTTTTGGATGAAAAACTCCTTTGAAGAGGAATGGTCAGTGATGATCTTGCCCAATAAATCGGTATCCGTTTCCTGTTTGAATTTCAATTGATGGAGAATGGCGGAACGGTTTGTCCACATATTCCCAGAACGCGACCACTCAAGCATGGTTTGTTGCCCTCGTGCCCGGTCGCTTTTCACCAAAAAGCTGACGAGTGTCGGAGCAATGGAATCGACGCTGTCCCACCAGGATTTGGTTTCGATCATTTCCTGTAGAGTTGAGAGATCATCAAAAGTTAATACCTTCTTCATTTTTTCCAGCAAAGCAATGGCTGCATACTGATATTCCCGCTCAGAAAGGTTATAGAGTTTCCACGCTTCTTCAAACAACGCTTCAGGTTTAGGTAAGCTGTATTCCGTGAATTGTTCTTTAAGAAGCTGTTTACGGAGCGGGCTTTGAATGCCGAGGAATGGAAACTGGTTTTTTAAATAAGCAGCCATCTGTTCAGCAAGTTCTGCGTTTTTGTGCGCTTCGAATTTTTCGATGATGCCTTGATGGTTCCAAGCTTTGGGCATATTGCGTTCCTCCTAGAAAGTTAAGCTTGAGAAAAGTCTAGCATAAGTTGTGGCGATATTGGCCAAACGACCTTTTCCCAGTATTGTGCTATCATAAAATAATAACGATAATCGGAGGCGAAATGATGATTAATATTGGATTGACGGGGTGGGGCGACCATCCAGATGTCTATAGCCCTGGTTCAAAGAAAACAGAACGGTTAATCGACTACAGCTCGCATTTTCCGATAGTGGAGCTTGATTCAACATTTTACGCGGTGCAGCCTGAGCGCAATATCACCAAATGGATCAATGAAACGCCGGACGGCTTCCAATTCATAGTCAAGGCGTATCAAGGAATGACTGGCCATCAGCGCGGCGAGAATCCGTTTGAAAGTGAAGAAGCTATGTTTGAAGCTTACATTAAATCAATCCGCCCGATGAAAGAAGCTGGCAAGCTCGCTATGGTGTTGCTTCAATTTCCCCCATGGTTTGACTGCAAGAAAGAGCATGTCGAGCAAATCAGGGAAATTGCCGAAAAGCTGAAGGAATTTGATCTGGCAATAGAGTTTCGGCACCAATCATGGTACGCTCCGGAACTTCGCGAAAAAACGCTGGATTTTTTAAGGGAGAATAATTTGATTCATTCGGTTTGTGATGAACCGCAGGCGGGAGAAGGTTCTATTCCGCTTGTGCCGGTTTCAACGCGCAAAGACAAAGTACTGGTGCGTCTGCACGGCCGCAATGTCCACGGCTGGCTAAGTCCAGGGCACGGCCAAAAATGGCGTGAAGTGCGTTATTTATACGATTACAACAAAGAGGAATTGGCGGAAATCAGCCGTGCTGCTGAAAGCTTGAACGAAACAACCGATCAAGTCTATGTTATTTTCAATAATAATTCAGGCGGTCATGCCGCGGGAAATGCAAAAGCCTTCAAAGAGCTGAACAGTTTGGAATATGACAACTTGGCGCCGAAGCAAATGGATTTGTTTGAAGGAGGATTTTAGTTGATATTCGTTTTAATGGCGATTGTCGGTTTGTTTTCCGGCATCGTCGGTGCATTAATCGGCCTTGGCGGAGGGGTAATTCTTGTTCCGTCACTGCTGTTCCTCGGAACAGCAGTTGCATTTTTCCCAGAGTTATCACCGCAAAAAATCGTCGGGCTGTCAGTCATTATGATGATTTTCACCGGTTTGTCCTCGACGCTTTCGTATATGAAAGTAAGAACGGTCGACTATAGAAGCGGATTTATTTTCTTTATCGGCAGTGCGCCGGGAACCATCCTTGGTGCATTTGCGAACAAAGGATTGGATCTTCCATCTTTCAATTTGTATTTCGGCATCTTGCTCGTCTTGCTTGCAGTGCTCTTACTGGTCCGCGACAAGCTAAAGACAGTGCACTGGTTTGTCGAGCGCGGCAAAAAACGTACGTTTGTCGATAAACAGAACAAAGAATATGTTTACGGCTATCCGATTTGGTTTGCGCTGCTGCTGACATTTTTCATCGGTTTTGCTTCAGGGCTATTTGGAATCGGCGGCGGCTCGATGATCGTGCCGGCGATGATTCTGTTATTCTTGTTTCCGCCGCATGTGGCTATTGGAACATCAATGTTCATGGTGTTCTTATCGTCCATCGTCAACTCAATCACACATATCTCTCTCGGCAATGTTCCGTGGATTTATACGTTGGCGGTAGTGCCAAGCGCTTATATCGGTGCTAAAATTGGAGCCAGGTTAAATAAGAGACTCCACTCCGATACGCTGGTTGTTATTTTGCGGATTGCGCTTTTAATATTAGGGTTGCGCTCCATCTACGAAGGGTTATTCAGTTCTTAAAGAGGTGTTTTCATGAGCGAGACGATACACATTTACCATACAAACGATTTGCATAGCCATTTCGGTCCTTGGCCGAGCATTAAGAATTTATTGAAT includes these proteins:
- a CDS encoding NAD(P)-dependent oxidoreductase, which gives rise to MKIGIIGASGKAGNVIMNEAANREHQVTAIVRNASKLQDQNAQVIEKDIFNLKTEDVHQFDVVVNAFGAPLGEEQAHVDAGHTLIELLKGTDTRLVVVGGAGSLFVDESKSVQVIDVPDFPDVFKPTAKGQARNLKELQETSDINWTFISPSAVFDATGKRTGSYKAGKDQLLVNSKGESYISYGDYAIAVLEEIENPQHINERFTVVGEAE
- a CDS encoding VOC family protein; amino-acid sequence: MNFHNNQTTFVSHVNVKVENLERSLRFYQEILGFDILEQTAKAAKLTTDGKTSILSLEQPENVIPKQGRTTGLYHFALLLPEKKDLADIVVHLSENGVRFGSSDHLVSEALYLHDPDGNEIEIYIDRDPSEWSWTGEEVAMAVDPLNFERLLKNRVPGKVWEGMPAGTLMGHIHLHVSELVKTEEFYVTGLGFDVVNRFGKQALFLSTGKYHHHIGVNTWNGVGAPKPPKNSVGMESFTLMLPNEEAIEETVDNLQKIGVSVTEEEGRRIAYDPSGNRIELAA
- a CDS encoding DNA alkylation repair protein; translation: MPKAWNHQGIIEKFEAHKNAELAEQMAAYLKNQFPFLGIQSPLRKQLLKEQFTEYSLPKPEALFEEAWKLYNLSEREYQYAAIALLEKMKKVLTFDDLSTLQEMIETKSWWDSVDSIAPTLVSFLVKSDRARGQQTMLEWSRSGNMWTNRSAILHQLKFKQETDTDLLGKIITDHSSSKEFFIQKAIGWALREYAKTNPEFVHVFIASTELKPLSKREALKHFN
- a CDS encoding DoxX family protein; the protein is MSKQEIGKVILRTVLGLTFFIHGVAKFQGGISNTAGYFDSLGIPGILAYAVASIELVGGIALILGIGTKIAASLLAIIMAGAIVTAKLPAGFLGNGQMAGYELDLALLAMSLFFVLADKAVLSLDNKLFTSNKN
- the sufU gene encoding Fe-S cluster assembly sulfur transfer protein SufU is translated as MSSKNLDQLYRQVIMDHYKTPRNKGTLDANSVNIEMNNPTCGDRIQLTLQVEEGIVKDAKFDGEGCSISMASASMMTQAVKGKDVDTALQLSHIFSDMMLGKEYDDTIDLGDIEALQGVSQFPARIKCATLAWKAMEKGVQSDSKS
- a CDS encoding winged helix-turn-helix transcriptional regulator produces the protein MAQLTICPKFEKSISLLSQKWVALVVYQLLLGTQRFGEIQSSIGISGKVLSERLKELEHLDIVKREIFPSTPVVIEYSLTEKGYSMEPILRTIENWSQVWIK
- the sufB gene encoding Fe-S cluster assembly protein SufB, with amino-acid sequence MAKKMPEIGDYKYGFHDKDVSVFRSKRGLTEDIVREISKIKEEPEWMLDSRLKALKLFYSMPMPQWGGDLNSLNFDEITYYVKPSEASQTSWDEVPEEIKATFDKLGIPEAEQKYLAGVSAQYESEVVYHNMKVELEDMGIVFKDTGSALRENEDLFKEHWQSVIPAADNKFAALNTAVWSGGSFIYVPPGIKVESPLQAYFRINSENMGQFERTLIIVDEGASVHYVEGCTAPVYTTNSLHSAVVEIIVKKDAYCRYTTIQNWANNVYNLVTKRAFVDANGTMEWIDGNIGSKLTMKYPAVYLRGEGARGMTLSIAIAGKGQHQDAGAKMIHLAPNTSSSIVSKSISKQGGKVSYRGIVRFGRKADGARSNIECDTLIMDNQSTSDTIPYNEILNDNVSLEHEAKVSKVSEEQLFYLMSRGVSEQEATEMIVMGFIEPFTKELPMEYAVEMNRLIKFEMEGSIG
- a CDS encoding sulfite exporter TauE/SafE family protein, whose protein sequence is MIFVLMAIVGLFSGIVGALIGLGGGVILVPSLLFLGTAVAFFPELSPQKIVGLSVIMMIFTGLSSTLSYMKVRTVDYRSGFIFFIGSAPGTILGAFANKGLDLPSFNLYFGILLVLLAVLLLVRDKLKTVHWFVERGKKRTFVDKQNKEYVYGYPIWFALLLTFFIGFASGLFGIGGGSMIVPAMILLFLFPPHVAIGTSMFMVFLSSIVNSITHISLGNVPWIYTLAVVPSAYIGAKIGARLNKRLHSDTLVVILRIALLILGLRSIYEGLFSS
- a CDS encoding DUF72 domain-containing protein, which translates into the protein MINIGLTGWGDHPDVYSPGSKKTERLIDYSSHFPIVELDSTFYAVQPERNITKWINETPDGFQFIVKAYQGMTGHQRGENPFESEEAMFEAYIKSIRPMKEAGKLAMVLLQFPPWFDCKKEHVEQIREIAEKLKEFDLAIEFRHQSWYAPELREKTLDFLRENNLIHSVCDEPQAGEGSIPLVPVSTRKDKVLVRLHGRNVHGWLSPGHGQKWREVRYLYDYNKEELAEISRAAESLNETTDQVYVIFNNNSGGHAAGNAKAFKELNSLEYDNLAPKQMDLFEGGF
- a CDS encoding LLM class flavin-dependent oxidoreductase; the protein is MSTTKPNGIEIGIYSLADIGPDPLTGKTISPKQRMDEIVKAAKLADEAGLDVFGVGEHHRLDYAVSSPAVVLSAIAQATKNIKLTSATSVLSTLDPVRLYEDFATLDLISDGRAEILAGRGAFIESFPLFGYSTNDYNELFDEHMDLLLKLNKNEIVSWNGNIRSPLKKAEISPRPMQKQLPIWIGVGGTPESAERAGRLGVGMALAILGGDPIRFKPLVDIYRQAGLQAGHSPDQLSVGVNGHCYIARTSEEAKEEFYPYYSNYWSYVNRQRGMGTRMSRQDFEQMASPETALFVGSPEQIMKKILRQHELYGHSRFLAQVDVGGLPFEKVAKNIELLATEVVPMLKKAMSQSI